In Pyrus communis chromosome 15, drPyrComm1.1, whole genome shotgun sequence, the genomic stretch tgtatttgctacaaaatagattgactaaacgacccTAATCTTAATTGATATTTTGCATGGATGATCTTTATGAAatgattcataatatgaacggttttgaTCATATGCACAAAACTTTATTATTCGAACACGAAAAGTTTTGAATAGAACTTCTTACTCATCATTGAGTAGCCAAACATTGTTCTTCTCTCTACAAGGAGAAATTTGTATACAGAACAAATTTACTGCTATTGTGGCGCTCTAACTAAGTAATGtagaatattattaaaaaaattcaccaCATAATATTGCATTATCAAATTCAAACACTACTAACAGTAAAGTCATTCATATTACATGTGAAGCCGACATTCCCCCTAATTTAGATTCAAAACCTAATTAAGTTCACTTACGAAGTAGTTTCTTGGTTGGTTTTGTCAAAGTTTATACTTTCATTTTCTAGTTTAATTACCTTGTACTAACTGATATATACTGTTAAAATAATCAGGACTATGTTGAATTAGCGTCCGACAACCatcgaattaattaattatcacaTACGTTTCATGCATGTAAGAGGTTTCTCTAATGGATCCAGCTTCTTTGTCCTCCTAATTCCCACACACtctcatcccctcctattttgtgCGATCACGATTAAGCAacttcaacattttatattgattttttttatagagataataagacaaaaaacaatagtgatataaaatgttgacatggcttaaccgtgaccgtacaaataggaggggatgagaGTGTATGAGAACTGAGAGGGCAGAGAAGTCAGGTCCTTCTCTAATTGACTATAATAGTCTAATATAATGGAGGTTACGCAATTCAACTGCTCCTTAAACCTTTGAGTGCCAAACTTCGCGGGACAGCCCAAGCGAAGATTTTCGATCCGAATCTTCGCATCCACTTTCTCTTAAGGGATGAACTATGCTTTTGCTATTGCAAGAATATAGCGATCAAAGAGACCTATCGCTCAACTGCTTCGCATATTACTCACGAAAGCCGTATTGCTTGAAGGGGGCATTTTGTAGTTGTCTGTAATGGTCGAATATAGTGGAAGTTAGGCAATTCAAGTAATATGTTTTTTACTCGTTAAATTAACTACTGCCTACTCTACTGGCCCTTGACTTGAAGCAAAGTACATAAGCGGCTTTTTAATATTCACTGGTAAATAATAAACACCATAATCATTTATCTGCTTGATCTTGATTATTGAATATTTAGTCGTATATTCAGTCATACATTCATGCGAAaacataataaattatttgagtATGAACTAGAATCATTTAACGAGTATGAACCAAACTCTGGAGTttaagtactggtttggtactgatgtGTTTTTATagaaagtgggtataaaaaaaaaactgaactaaaaaaggtatttggtaaatacttaaaaacaacttatttttacAGCTTTTGGGTGAAAATAAACTGAAAACATAAAGTAgcaaaaatgagtttattctTACAACACAGCagaagaagtttttttttaaagcatatcAATACTAAATCAGCCCGATTTAAAAATCAAAAGAGTGGACGGTCAAATTTCCACGTTTGCCAAAATGAACCATTGCCTAGGATCCTAAATGTCACACACGGACTGCCATGTGCATGAAGTTTGAAGCTTAAAACCGAAGCTATAAGGCTgtattattaaaagaaaaaaaaaattaaaattaaacgaaggaaaaggaaaagttaGGTGTTTGAAATTTGGTTTGTTTGACCAATTGTTTGCATGTTGTCTGTGAATTTACTGCTTAAAATATATCAGGTTCATGCCATGGATAATAATAAATGTGAATAGGTTATAGTCGGTGAATTAACTTGGATTCGTATTGTCATATACATTTTGGATTTTTGTGTTTGGAGTCCAAATCTAGCCAACTCAGTTTCAATCCTACAATATTTGTTGACTCATTTTACTGGCACATTCCATAGTATctaaaaaacttaaaatgtaCAGATATCTTTCTCTCTTTTAAACAACCTAGATTTTGGAGTCTTTTATCCTGACAGGATCTCAATCCGATTAACTTTAATCTGCTTGCATTGTAGGTAGATTATATAATGGTTTTCATTATATAATCTCATCAGCTGAAGAATTGATCATAAATATGTAATCACTTGTTTTACTTAATCAATGCTCTTTATTATCTACTTAATGAGTGCTTTTTTAGTGTAACAATTACAAATTCGCTTAAGTTGCAAGATGCGAGCTTATGTATTGATCTTACATTCTAGGTTTATGAATTATGAGTCATGACATGATCTCAGTGATGTAGTTCAAGAGAGTGAACTAATGAATTATGATTacgataaattttattttggtatTCTCTATTGTAATGAGAGTATAATTTTGATTATCttacaaaaaaagtttaaacTAGCAAATCCATATTACTCTCGAAGAAAAACTTCTAGACCGGGATAAATTTTGCCAAACAGACGTATTCTCTtcctttcaaattttctttttttagtatTCTTTTATTTGAATAGTTACGATTATATCGCGTTAATGCGAATGTTATATAGCGTCATCATATTTGtgttacaatttactctatAAAGAGAAGAACATGAAGAAAGTTTAAAGCGAAGAAAATATGAGGAAGAAAATCCTACTCGAACGATGATAATTTACTTTGTATtgtcaataaaaaattataatattaatatatccGTATCATATAATTTGTTTTCGAAGACGAACAATCCTTATCGAATTCTCATACTTAAGTTAAATATAGACTTTGGCGTCCAAAGTCAAAAGTTCCTCGTCTTAGCTACGCGTCAAAAGCCAGGAACATCCACCCGGCACAAGGACCCCACCAACCCCGCCCACTCTCCCTCGCCGGCGCGTAACTCAAGATCTCCCGCGAAGCAAAGACGACGAGAAGGGAAGGGACACGTCGGGCATAAATGACAAAATACCAAGGGTAAAATCGTCCATGAAAGGGTGGCGTGCATTAACGGCATAAAAGCTTCTTAAAAGTCCTTTGAGATACTCTGTTAACACAGTCCCCTACTCTCTATACACACCCACGCACTCTCTCACTAGACCCAAACCtcactccaccaccaccactttctctctctaactttccccctccctctctcctttcCTCTTTCGCTGCAAATTTCAGAGCGGGGAGGAGACAGCCGCGTCAGATTACATATCGAGTCGTCGTCGAGATTCGCGCCTtgggaaaaaaaatcataaagaaACGACGAGAGGGGAAGATCTTCAGCGGATCAGGAAGTGATTTAAAGCAAAGGCGGCGACAATTTATTATTCCCTCTCTACTTGCAGActgttagagagagaaagcagagagagagaggagaggagagagtggGGTTTGGTTTATTCATTAAAATCCTCTGAAAAATCGATTCTTTCTGCATTTTTTGATTTTTCGGGTTGTGGGTTAGAGAGGGAAACAAGAGAGACAGCGCATGGTTTATTCATAAAATCCTCtgaaaattcaatactttgtccaacttttttatattttgggttGTGGGTTTTTGCGATTGGGAGGAAATAGTTGTGGGTTTTGTGTAAGAAGCGTCATCAATGTCATCACAAAGGCTTGGGAAACGAATGGGGAGGGCGCAATGGTCGAGGCTTTTGCGATAAGGGCAGGGACAGTGCTTGTCTCGTTCCAAACGTTTATGGTCTGCTGATTGCGTGTTTTAGAGAGAGGGACAGGAGAGAGAGCAAGGGAAGAAGGAGACGGCATTTCTGGTCTCGGAGTTTGGTTTTGTCCTCAAGGGCGGAGAGGGGTTTTGTCTCTCTGTTCGGCTGAGCGTTCCTCAGGACCCGgcatttgagagagagagagagagagagagagagagagagagagggaggagagagaaggttGGCATTGACGCAGCTTGAGAAGAAACGGAACGGAGTCTATAATCTCCGTGGAGGAGTTGGACTTCGTTTGTACGTCTTTGGTGCTGTAATTTCTGGTGGCTAAGGAGGGTATTTTGGCACAAAAATGAAGTTTATGAAGCTGGGGTCCAAGCCTGATGCATTTCAGGCTGATGGCAAGTCTATCAGGTAAAATGGCTTTTCATTTGTTCTCTCAAAAAACCTATAAATTCCCTTTTTATATTTTCCagtgttgttttgtttttaattttctttgccTCTCCTGTCAATGCTATGAACTCGATGAACTTCTCTTCGATTctgaattttgggttttcttctctctctagaattgtGAAATGTTAAGTAAAATGGgttcctttttctctctctagaagtgTGAAATTGTTACTTTTGCTTGACAAAAAACATGTGTTTGAGTTATTcttgatttctttctttctgcaagTATGCTCTGTTTCTGTAGAGAGCTGGTCAAATGCTGCCGTTGAATGGTGAAAGAAAGGGCTGAAATTACTAATTTACTACTAGGTGGTGAATTATTTACCTTAAAATGCTGAAAAAAAACGTGAAAGATTAGCTACCACCTCTCCGGAacaaaaccttttatttttggGATAGGATATTACAAGAAACTTTTGAGGAgataaataaacaagaaaacaaaggtAAGGGAAGGAAGAAAGCACATGGGTGTTTTGTGCTGTTCCTATCATTGTTATTCTTTCTCCCCTTAAAAGTATTgcctattttaattttggagagTGTAGGTTGTAGGGAGTTGTGGTGTGGCAGTTGTCTCTCAGGATGTGGTCCTGCATTTGGAATGTCACTATTTTATCGAGTTTTGTGGTCCAAATGTGGTAAAAGTCATATGGAGTGCCCCCAAGATCTGTAATCATGACACCGGTGAAATTCTTCTGGTGAACGATGACATCGGTTCAATCAACAAACGATGGCAACAAAGTCTTATCCTACTAAGTGGGgttggctgtatgaatcctagaacgccactaCCTTGGTTTTGCGTGAAGTATTCCGTTTGCTCTAAGTACTCtatgtcttttcttagagtcttttccaggtcttcctctacccctttttCTTTGAGCCTCTATCTCataatcgcatcttctaactAGGGCATTTGTAGGTCAGTTCACTTGTTTAAACCaccttaaccgattttctctcatttgcAATTTTTTGTCTTTAAACAAGTTAGCGGACTGATTTTTCTTCCTGGGGATTGTTTTGCCGTCATCTGAATAAATATGAAACTGATTGAAAATCGCTTAATTCTTGCATGTCTAGTTTCCTTATGACATTTTAGTTTCAACTACAGCTCGAATTTGAAGTCTATGATCTGACATCGGTTGTGGAGTTTTCCGCAAACCACCTTCTCATGGTAAAACTTtactaagaaaaagaaaatcttgATGCACTTAGGCCCGATATTttataaatgaatttttttgtaaCTGCTTGCCTCGTACGGATCCAATTATAGGATATTTTGTAAATGCGTGCCTTCTTCTAGTTTCTATGATCCTCATGTCTAGGTGATTTAATTGGTTTTCGTATGTTCATGCAGATATGTGTCATCTGACTTGCAAACAGATGTCGTTATTAATGTTGGGGAAGTGAAGTTTTACCTTCACAAGGTATTTTTTTCCTCGCCACCCTTTTTCATcaatttacataattttttactatAATAGCATTAGATTTGTTTGGATGTCATATGTGCATATGAATGTTTTTTTCGATTTATGTTCCGATGGACATAATAGCGGTGAATCTGAAATGTTGGTGATTATTATTGAGTGGTACATTTGTTACTAGAATTACTGCCACTTTCCCTGCTGAATCAAGCTCTGTTTCATATTGTTGATTATGTCTGTTTTTCCAGTTCCCTCTCTTGTCCAAGAGCAATCGCCTGCAAAAACTAGTATCTGAAGCCAACGACGATTCTGAAGAAGTTGACATGGTTGGTTTTCCTGGTGGGCCAAAATCCTTTGAAATTTGTGCAAAGTTTTGCTATGGAATGACTGTTACTCTGAACGCTTACAATGTTGTGGCTGCTCGTTGTGCTGCTGAGTATCTGGAGATGACCGAGGATGTTGATCGCAGTAACCTAATATACAAAATTGAGGTGTTCCTTAACTCAAGTATCTTCCGTAGCTGGAAGGATTCCATTATTGTTCTACAAACCACCAATTCTCTTCTGTCATGGTCTGAGGATCTGAAGATTGTCGGAAGATGCATAGATTCAATTGCTTCTAAAACATCTGTAGACCCTACTAACATCACCTGGTCCTATACGTATAACCGAAAACTAGCAGAGCCTGATAAAATTATTGAAGGGATGAATTATCgagacaaaattgaaaaagttcCAAGGGATTGGTGGGTTGAAGACATATGTGAGTTGGATATTGATCTCTACAAGCGAGTTATGATTGCTGTGAAATCGAAGGGAAGAATGGATGGCACTGTTATTGGGGAGGCTCTGAAGACTTATGCAGTTAGATGGTTGCCAGATTCTGTTGATGCACTGGTTTCAGACGAACACGCCTTGAGGAACAAATCTCTGGTAAAAACAATTATTTGCTTATTGCCGTCTGACAAAGGTATGGGTTGTTCATCAAGTTTCTTGCTGAAACTTTTGAAAGTTTCTATTTTGGTTGGAGCAGACGAGTCGTTGAGGGAGGAGCTGGTGAAGAGGATCAGTTTGAAGTTGCATGAAGCTTGTGTCGGTGACTTGTTGATCCCCGCTCGATCTCCTCAGATTACTATATATGATGTTGAGTTGGTTCAGTCTGTTGTGAGTCAGTATGTGATGCATGAAAAGTGtaagtgggatttggattttGTCGAGAAGAATGAAAAGGGGACTGATACTTTTACGTTGTTGAGTGTTGGTAGACTGGTTGATAGGTATCTTGCGGAAATTGCACATGACCCAAACCTTAACCTCAGTAGTTTCGTAGAGTTGTCCCAATCAATTCCCGAGTCAGCACGGCCAATTCACGATGGGCTGTACAAAGCCATCGACATCTACCTGAAGGTATGCATTTAAGCCATGTCCGCTaggtttatttattcttttgattTTACTTCGCATGCTTTTTGCTTGTCACTAGAGTTGCCTTGTCATGTTTCTGAGATTTGAGTGATGAATAGTTCCCGTGTCTGCAGGAGCACCCTAGTTTAACAAAGGCTGAAAGGAAAAGAATATGCGGATTGATGGATGTCAAGAAACTTACAGTGGAGGCATCCATGGATGCTGCACAGAACGAGAAGCTCCCACTCCGAGTCGTTGTTCAAGTTCTCTTCTTTGAGCAGGTAAGATCTGCAGCTAGCGTTCGAGCCCTTAACAACCATCCTAGTGACACTTCACTTTCCATGACAAATATGGACGAAGAACATGACAAGACAGCAGAAGAAAACTGCAAGCCTCTGGGAAAACAGATGAGCCAAATGAAGGTAACCGAAGAGTTCCAGAAGAACATGAAACTTGGCAAGAAGAGCAGCAAAAACAGCGCAAGTGGTTCGCAGTTGCTGCCATCTAGGTCAAGGAGAATCTTCGACAAATTGTGGTCTGTGGGGAAGGGGCATGTAGAGAACAAGAGCTCGGAGACATCCGGGAGTTCTCATAGTCCAACTTCAAATGTTCCTGGCGATTCAAAGTCGGTTTCAAGACACCGGAGGCATTCTATCTCCTAAATCGGGGTTTCAGGGCTGACCGGAATTGAACGAGTTTGGAAAATTCCACTGCAAGTGTACAAAGGAGTAGAATTTGTTGTAGCTGGTGATCATATTATCTCAAATGGAGTTTACTGTAGTTAAAATGTAATCAGTTTTATCTGAGTGCCTTGTCTGACATCTTTTGGTTCCACTTGAAAAATGATGTGCGTTTCTCGTCAAGTGCTACTTCTTGTATGTCATCGATATCTAATCGCTTTCCTTTTCCGCATGTCActgttatttaattttgattagttAAGCATTCGAAATTTTTTTATGGTTGGTTtagctactttttttttctttaagaatataattttatttaaaactaaattatACTACCAAGCCATGGTGAGATCTCTTGTATTTGTGTGAATTAAATTTGTGAGATTCATACAAGAGATTCTTTTTTTGTGAGTATGGTCGGATTAGTGACGTGATTCATCAGCTAAAAAGTTCTCCACCTTGAATTATAGCATCGTGAAAGTTGAGTTATGGTCCTTCGGGCCCGAGTGCTCCTTGGGCTCTCAGTGAGTCGATCCAGGTCAAGCTGGACCCAATCACAAGGCCCGGACCCACCAGAAGTCATTGATCAAATAACCTTAATCATAAGTCAGAGAATCCAACGGTTGAGAGAGAGTATGATTGATGCATTTACAGTAAAAACGGTGCGTATTGTTTCAGGGTTTTAGCTGAGACTGGAGACTGATTGAGAGAGCGCTGAAAGAATAGCAGAGAGAGATGCATAGAGCAAAAGCCATTGAAGCTCTGAGGAGGTGTGCTGCTCAGAGAGGAAGAAgcagctctctctctcattgCAGAGCCTTTTCTGCCCAACCAAGCTATGCGCAATACGACGACGTCCAGGAcctggtctctctctctctctttctctctctaaccaTTTCATTTCTAGAGAAGCACCAATCTCTCTTTTTTTGATTAATTCGATTTGGGTGTTTGGGTTTTTTCTGCATTGGTTCATTTGTTTTTGAACGTAAAAAACTCAGGTTACGGTGGAGGGAAGAGCCAAATCGAGAGCGGCAATTCTCAACAGGCCATCTGCACTCAATGCTCTCAACAGTTCCATGGTTTGTGCTGTTGCTGTTCTTCATTTGTGTTGCttcctttgagttttttttatggTGGTGTTGCTTAATTCGGATAAATTTCGGATCTTTTGATGTTTTCGTTGTTGGGTTTTATAGGCAGCTCGACTGAAGAGACTGTATGAATCATGGGAGGATAACCCGGACATTGGATTTGTCTTGATGAAGGTATTGCGTTGTTCCCATGAGAAAACAGTCTTCGGGTTTAATGGCATCATGCTTTGTTTCGTTAATCGGATTATTTAACTTCTTGCAATGTGCTGAGAACTATTTTGAAAGACTTTGTCTGAGGTGCTATTTGATTTTCTGCTGTTTGAAGGGTAGTGGGAGGGCTTTCTGCGCCGGAGCAGATGCTGTTAGCCTTTATCAACTAGTGAATGAAGGTAACCCAATCGTTTtgttttgctaatttttttaCACTTCGTTTAGTTCAAGGTATCGGTTATAAACTCAAgagtaattttgttttataaccaTGTGCATctaatttttttctatcttCATTAACATAATGAGAACAAATCCTTCAATATTGTACTTTTAGCACAGATAATGATGTactttaaaatagagaaaatttgaaataggtccaattttatagaccACCTTTTGAAATAGatccaatttttagtgacttttgacttttgaaataggtccaatttttagttaatttggacccatatcaaaaaacccctttaaaatttgatcgcGAGCGTTCCAACTTGTTGGGAATGCCATTTCTACTTTCTCGTACTGAATCTTTTCTTCAGTGTTAATTACTTGTTTATCTTTTATGCTGATTTTAgatacataatttttttctatcttCATGAACATAATGAGAACAAATTCTTCAATATTGTACTTTTAGCACACATAATGATgtactttaaaatttgatcgCAAGCATTCCAACTGTTTGGGAATGCCATTTCTACTTTCTCATACTGAATCTTTTCTTCAGTGTTAAATACTTGTTTATCTTTTATGCTGATTTTAGATACATCATTGTGATTAGACATGCCTCCTTGAGGTTTTTCTTGTGACACTTTTAGTGCACATTTCCGTGCCTGTTTGGTGccgttttctttttctaatcttCACCGTTGGATACTTACATGGCATTGTTTGTTTTCcttccaatttttttaataatgtgcAGGGAATCTTGATGAATGTAAAAAGTTTTTCGAGACATTGTATAAGTTTGTGTATATTCAAGGAACGTACTTGAAGCCACACGTGAGTATATATCTTTTCTATACCTATGTGCTTTATAGTTTATACTATAATTGTatgttataattttaataaactagCGCTGCTTCTATTGCATAACCTGAGTAGGGTTGTAGGCATGTAGCAGACTACAGTTGTACATACGTTTTGATTTCCTAAAGTATAAAGATC encodes the following:
- the LOC137718371 gene encoding phototropic-responsive NPH3 family protein NPY1 isoform X2, with amino-acid sequence MKFMKLGSKPDAFQADGKSIRYVSSDLQTDVVINVGEVKFYLHKFPLLSKSNRLQKLVSEANDDSEEVDMVGFPGGPKSFEICAKFCYGMTVTLNAYNVVAARCAAEYLEMTEDVDRSNLIYKIEVFLNSSIFRSWKDSIIVLQTTNSLLSWSEDLKIVGRCIDSIASKTSVDPTNITWSYTYNRKLAEPDKIIEGMNYRDKIEKVPRDWWVEDICELDIDLYKRVMIAVKSKGRMDGTVIGEALKTYAVRWLPDSVDALVSDEHALRNKSLVKTIICLLPSDKGMGCSSSFLLKLLKVSILVGADESLREELVKRISLKLHEACVGDLLIPARSPQITIYDVELVQSVVSQYVMHEKCKWDLDFVEKNEKGTDTFTLLSVGRLVDRYLAEIAHDPNLNLSSFVELSQSIPESARPIHDGLYKAIDIYLKEHPSLTKAERKRICGLMDVKKLTVEASMDAAQNEKLPLRVVVQVLFFEQVRSAASVRALNNHPSDTSLSMTNMDEEHDKTAEENCKPLGKQMSQMKVTEEFQKNMKLGKKSSKNSASGSQLLPSRSRRIFDKLWSVGKGHVENKSSETSGSSHSPTSNVPGDSKSVSRHRRHSIS
- the LOC137718371 gene encoding phototropic-responsive NPH3 family protein NPY1 isoform X1; translation: MKFMKLGSKPDAFQADGKSIRYVSSDLQTDVVINVGEVKFYLHKFPLLSKSNRLQKLVSEANDDSEEVDMVGFPGGPKSFEICAKFCYGMTVTLNAYNVVAARCAAEYLEMTEDVDRSNLIYKIEVFLNSSIFRSWKDSIIVLQTTNSLLSWSEDLKIVGRCIDSIASKTSVDPTNITWSYTYNRKLAEPDKIIEGMNYRDKIEKVPRDWWVEDICELDIDLYKRVMIAVKSKGRMDGTVIGEALKTYAVRWLPDSVDALVSDEHALRNKSLVKTIICLLPSDKGMGCSSSFLLKLLKVSILVGADESLREELVKRISLKLHEACVGDLLIPARSPQITIYDVELVQSVVSQYVMHEKCKWDLDFVEKNEKGTDTFTLLSVGRLVDRYLAEIAHDPNLNLSSFVELSQSIPESARPIHDGLYKAIDIYLKFPCLQEHPSLTKAERKRICGLMDVKKLTVEASMDAAQNEKLPLRVVVQVLFFEQVRSAASVRALNNHPSDTSLSMTNMDEEHDKTAEENCKPLGKQMSQMKVTEEFQKNMKLGKKSSKNSASGSQLLPSRSRRIFDKLWSVGKGHVENKSSETSGSSHSPTSNVPGDSKSVSRHRRHSIS